The following are encoded in a window of Haliotis asinina isolate JCU_RB_2024 chromosome 14, JCU_Hal_asi_v2, whole genome shotgun sequence genomic DNA:
- the LOC137261521 gene encoding ATP-dependent DNA helicase Q1-like, whose amino-acid sequence MDDYRHELASVKKELSEVEGQLQILLDRQHQLAERKRDLEAIVKQQSEQSNQVDDKKWETKDFAWSKELEENMTSVFGIRALRPMQLQTMNVTMSGKDCMLIMPTGGGKSLCFQLPAVISKGITLVVSPLVSLMEDQMMALEQLGVEAAMLNATATKEHVKYVQDAMIDKKATLKMVYVTPEKLAKSKRFMNRLEKMYQLGRFARLVIDEVHCCSQWGHDFRPDYKFLGIMKRQFPEVPILGLTATATTKVLQDVKKILAIPNCHLFRASFNRPNLYYEVRPKPAAQKDSMDEIQDLIKSRFGGQSGIVYCFSRKDAEEVTMELQKRGIKAGCYHGDLSSKERSRVHKLWTASQIHVVVATVAFGMGIDKPDVRFVIHHSLSKSMENLYQESGRAGRDDKLSHCIVFFRLADVFRQSTMVFTEQTGLDNLYGIVGYCINTSRCRRSMIARHFGEVWDASQCDSKCDHCDPTRTVTSNKRDVTRHAQNILKILDQAACTDQRVTAIKLIDALYGKGQGSLKVKGLDTMSISREKAERIVAYMLLHAYLREDFHFTPYSTISYLLPGVKAGQLRSGISTIAMEFETKVVRNNSSSSQGKGDNSATPSSSEEPSPANKKGQTKPKLVIVKSLGHVNSGGDNQTVKKHTSLTKKRKPVIIDSDEDSLDGLEFDDDIVVPAKKKVFKCETLESPMTNGASSQSEKAILVDDSSDSDFQS is encoded by the exons ATGGATG ATTATCGCCATGAGTTAGCCAGTGTGAAGAAGGAGCTGTCAGAAGTTGAAGGGCAGCTTCAGATTCTGTTGGACAGACAACATCAGCTAGCAGAGAGGAAGAGGGACCTTGAAGCCATCGTGAAACAACAGTCAGAGCAGTCAAACCAGGTGGACGACAAGAAATGGGAGACCAAAG ATTTTGCCTGGTCAAAGGAGTTGGAGGAGAATATGACCTCAGTGTTTGGGATCCGAGCGCTGCGTCCGATGCAGCTACAGACGATGAACGTCACCATGTCAGGGAAGGACTGCATGCTCATTATGCCGACTGGCGGAGGCAAGAGTCTCTGTTTTCAGCTCCCAGCTGTTATATCAAAAG GTATAACCTTGGTTGTCTCCCCTTTGGTATCTTTAATGGAGGACCAAATGATGGCTCTGGAACAGCTGGGTGTTGAGGCAGCTATGTTGAACGCCACCGCCACAAAagaacatgtgaaatatgttcaggATGCCATGATTGACAAGAAGGCGACCTTGAAAATGGTGTATGTGACCCCTGAGAAACTGGCCAAGAGTAAACGCTTCATGAACCGACTGGAAAAGATGTATCAGCTTGGGCGGTTTGCGAGACTTGTCATTGATGAGGTTCATTGTTGTTCTCAGTGGGGCCATGACTTCAGGCCTG ACTACAAATTCCTCGGCATCATGAAGCGGCAGTTTCCGGAGGTGCCAATCCTGGGACTGAcggcaacagcaacaacaaaggTCCTGCAGGACGTCAAAAAGATTCTTGCTATCCCCAACTGCCATCTCTTCCGAGCGTCTTTCAACAGGCCCAATCTCTATTATGAG GTTCGACCCAAGCCAGCTGCACAGAAAGACTCTATGGATGAAATACAGGACTTGATCAAATCAAGGTTTGGTGGCCAGTCAG GAATCGTGTACTGTTTCTCCAGGAAGGATGCCGAGGAGGTTACCATGGAGCTGCAGAAACGTGGCATCAAGGCAGGGTGTTACCATGGTGACCTGTCTTCCAAAGAGAGGAGCCGTGTGCATAAACTGTGGACAGCCAGTCAGATTCAT GTTGTCGTAGCAACAGTAGCCTTTGGCATGGGCATAGACAAACCTGACGTGAGGTTTGTCATCCATCACTCACTGAGCAAATCAATGGAGAACCTGTACCAGGAGAGTGGACGAGCAG gaaGAGACGACAAACTGTCACACTGTATTGTGTTCTTTCGCTTGGCTGATGTATTCAGACAGAGTACCATGGTGTTCACAGAACAGACTGGGCTCGACAACCTGTATGGAATAGTGGGATACTGTATCAACACCAGCAG ATGTCGGCGGTCGATGATCGCCAGGCACTTCGGTGAAGTATGGGACGCATCACAGTGTGACAGTAAATGTGACCACTGTGACCCAACACGGACAG TGACATCCAACAAACGTGACGTAACCCGTCATGCACAGAACATCCTGAAGATCCTAGACCAAGCAGCATGTACAGACCAAAGGGTCACAGCCATCAAACTCATTGATGCCTTATATGGCAAGGGTCAGGGGTCACTGAAGGTGAAAGGCCTTGATACCATGTCAATATCACGAGAGAAGGCGGAGAGGATTGTGGCCTACATGCTGCTGCACGCTTACCTGAGGGAAGATTTCCACTTCACACCCTACTCCACCATCAGCTACCTCCTTCCAG GTGTCAAGGCAGGTCAACTGCGAAGTGGAATCTCAACTATTGCAATGGAATTTGAGACAAAAGTTGTGAGAAACAACTCCAGCAGTTCTCAAGGAAAAGGGGATAACTCTGctacaccatcatcatcagagGAACCATCACCAGCAAATAAGAAAggacaaaccaaaccaaaactgGTTATTGTGAAAAGTTTGGGGCATGTTAATTCTGGTGGGGATAACCAAACAGTCAAGAAACATACGTCTTTGACAAAAAAGCGTAAACCTGTGATTATTGACAGTGATGAAGATAGTCTTGATGGCCTTGAGTTTGATGATGATATAGTTGTTCCAGCAAAGAAGAAAGTTTTTAAGTGTGAAACACTGGAGTCACCTATGACTAATGGTGCCAGTTCACAATCAGAGAAAGCCATCTTGGTGGATGATAGTAGTGATTCCGATTTTCAGTCATGA
- the LOC137261522 gene encoding excitatory amino acid transporter-like produces the protein MAQNTRLPGWCSRIIRRNLLVILTFVGVTVGFVLGYCVRLANPSQDALIWIGLPGEMYMRMLKMMILPLIICSVIAGTASLDPKCNGRVSLISLFYIIITNAIPALVSIALIVAIKPGNGVDLTSGSKKTITQVMETQDIFADLIRNLFPDNVVTACFKQAQTKYLVTERVVTVNESGGIINNTIVDVVKTVGSAESTNVLGLVICCMIFGMATTASGDVGKPFFIFFHSTSEIIMKILRWLIWFTPIGVASLIAEALARAGNLSGTFRSLGMFALVICAGLAAYQLIVHPILFFLITKINPYRRLITLGRPWMVTFATASSAIAIPEMLTILEGKENKVDKRIARFVVPFAASINRDGSVIYISAACIFIGQLTDVDMDATKILLIWMLTLVISVAIPSVPSASIVAVLINLTALGIPSDSIGLLFAMEWILDRLRSASNALSHAFCAILTHHFCKNVLPADETDRETERDTDAAIKPLDECNSKSQCITCNNGKTMEIDDVLSM, from the exons GATTACCAGGCGAGATGTACATGAGGATGCTGAAGATGATGATTTTACCACTCATAATATGCAGTGTCATCGCAG GTACAGCATCATTGGATCCCAAGTGTAACGGTAGAGTGAGTCTCATCTCTCTGttctacatcatcatcaccaacgcCATCCCTGCTCTCGTCTCCATCGCCTTAATCGTCGCCATCAAACCAG GCAATGGCGTGGATCTTACTTCCGGCAGCAAGAAGACCATCACACAGGTTATGGAAACACAGGATATATTTGCTGATCTCATTAG AAATCTGTTCCCTGACAACGTCGTCACAGCTTGTTTTAAACAG GCTCAGACAAAATACCTGGTGACAGAGAGGGTCGTAACCGTCAACGAGAGTGGCGGCATAATCAACAACACCATTGTCGATGTCGTGAAGACAGTTGGCTCTGCCGAATCCACTAATGTGTTAG GACTGGTCATCTGCTGCATGATATTCGGGATGGCGACCACCGCGTCGGGAGATGTCGGCAAACCCTTCTTCATCTTCTTCCACTCCACCAGTGAAATTATTATGAAAAttctgcgctggctcatctg GTTCACACCAATAGGAGTGGCCAGTCTTATAGCAGAAGCACTAGCAAGAGCAGGGAACCTGTCCGGTACTTTCCGATCTCTGGGCATGTTCGCGTTAGTGATCTGTGCAGGGTTAGCGGCCTATCAGCTCATCGTACATCCCATCCTGTTCTTCCTTATTACAAAGATTAACCCCTATCGCCGTCTCATTACGCTTGGAAGACCATGGATGGTCACCTTCGCCACGGCGAGTTC GGCTATCGCCATTCCCGAGATGCTCACCATTCTCGAAGGGAAGGAGAACAAGGTTGACAAGCGTATTGCGCGTTTCGTCGTCCCCTTTGCTGCCAGCATCAACAGGGACGGCAGTGTCATCTACATCAGCGCTGCCTGCATCTTCATTGGCCAGCTCACCGACGTGGACATGGACGCCACCAAGATTCTCCTTATATG GATGTTGACCCTCGTCATTTCCGTGGCCATCCCGTCAGTGCCCAGTGCTAGCATAGTGGCCGTCTTGATCAACCTCACAGCTCTTGGTATCCCTTCAGACAGTATCGGCCTTCTCTTTGCCATGGAGTGGATTCT AGATCGTCTACGATCTGCGTCGAATGCACTAAGTCATGCATTTTGTGCGATACTGACGCATCATTTCTGCAAGAATGTGTTGCCAGCGGACgaaacagacagagagacagagagagatacAGATGCTGCCATTAAGCCCTTGGATGAGTGCAATTCGAAAAGTCAATGTATCACTTGCAACAACGGCAAAACAATGGAAATAGATGACGTACTTTCAATGTAG